From the Thalassomonas actiniarum genome, the window TTAGTCTTACTGCTTATGGTCAAATTAACGCTACCGGAACTTCACAAAATAATACTTCAGAGAATGGCAATACCGTTGCTACCTTAGGGACAATAGGAAGCTGGGGGGTCATTTCGGCAGTCACCCATGACTTTGTCTTTACTCGAGGCTCCAGCTTTCTTGACGCTGCTGAAAGTTCGGACTCGGGAGATTATGATATGGCTCCGGGAGAGATTTTTAGCTTCGATATGGGGAGTGAGAGAAGTGGTGATATGTCGATCATTGACTATTCAGCCTTCACTACCGATGGGATGATTGATTTTAGATTTGATTTTAGAGCAGAGACGGTTATCCGTAACTTTATTGGCTCAGGTAGAGAAACTTTTACCAATACCTCCAATACCGGTGCCTGGGGGAAAATAGTGGCAACTTATACCTATGATGCAGCACCAGTGCCAGAGCCGGGAGCTTTGATTCTTTTGACTGCTGGTTTATTAGGTTTGGGTTTACGTCGTAAGCAGGGGTAGTATTTTCCAGTTAGCTGGTATTTTTTAACAAGGTCAAACTGGATAAATCCTGTTATCGTTATCGGCCAATGTTACTGGCTGGTAAAATTGTTATCACAAAAGCACCCCAGGGTGCTTTTTTGTATGTGTCGAAAAAATTTAACTCAAGTCCGGTTGCATTTAAAACCTATCTTCTGAAAGTGCTCCCCTTCTTTAACGCCAATTTTCATATACCTTGCCGGCCCCCTGTCCCGATAATCAAGACTGTTGTTGGAATATTTTACAATCAGGCGGCCAGAAAAGCCTGGTAAGGGCCTTAACATGTTGGACTTGTTTGTTTTTATTAAGCAGGCATGAATTATGCCCTCCTTCTAAAGCCTGTCTTATCGTTCATACATACCAATTTATGCATTACCTGTTTGTT encodes:
- a CDS encoding choice-of-anchor E domain-containing protein — protein: MKKLKVKGMSIKGIITATALCLASSNALAAMITVEDSFGVMGSSTAMDVGQESAILSIAGFNSSLGTLTGVSLTAYGQINATGTSQNNTSENGNTVATLGTIGSWGVISAVTHDFVFTRGSSFLDAAESSDSGDYDMAPGEIFSFDMGSERSGDMSIIDYSAFTTDGMIDFRFDFRAETVIRNFIGSGRETFTNTSNTGAWGKIVATYTYDAAPVPEPGALILLTAGLLGLGLRRKQG